From Calothrix sp. PCC 6303, a single genomic window includes:
- a CDS encoding DUF2811 domain-containing protein, which translates to MNATVNIFTEIPESLHESLRNYLEKHPDWDENRVLTAALSLFLLQNGESDRSAARVYLETLFQNN; encoded by the coding sequence ATGAACGCAACAGTCAATATTTTTACCGAAATTCCTGAATCCCTCCACGAGTCCCTTCGTAACTACTTAGAGAAGCATCCAGATTGGGACGAGAATAGAGTTTTGACGGCTGCACTATCATTATTTTTGCTTCAAAATGGCGAGAGCGATCGCAGTGCAGCTCGCGTCTACTTAGAAACACTATTTCAAAATAATTAG
- a CDS encoding response regulator transcription factor, with the protein MAPAKILVVDDDPAVRNLIQRFLSKQSYQVEAAEDGKTALALFEQFNPDLVILDVNLPDVIGFNLCQEMQSRNGVFVLMLTSRADEADKIRGFSKGADDYLTKPFGLGELEVRVGAILKRQRVVTTAEQKRLVFEKLMIDPVRREVSLNSQPVLLTALEFDLLHFLASHPGRVWRRAELIQEVWDYEYVGDQRVVDVHIGQIRKKIEIDASQPALIQTVRGVGYKFECPAQVPQADKA; encoded by the coding sequence ATGGCTCCTGCCAAGATACTTGTAGTTGATGACGACCCTGCGGTTCGGAATTTAATCCAACGCTTTTTGAGCAAACAGAGCTATCAAGTAGAGGCGGCTGAAGATGGTAAAACTGCTTTAGCGCTATTTGAACAGTTCAACCCGGATTTAGTAATTCTGGATGTGAATTTGCCCGATGTCATCGGTTTTAATCTCTGTCAAGAGATGCAAAGTCGAAATGGGGTGTTTGTCCTGATGTTAACTAGCCGCGCTGACGAAGCCGATAAAATTCGTGGTTTTTCTAAAGGTGCTGACGACTATTTAACCAAACCATTTGGCTTGGGTGAGTTGGAAGTTCGCGTTGGGGCTATTTTGAAGCGTCAACGGGTTGTCACCACTGCCGAACAAAAGCGTTTGGTATTTGAAAAACTGATGATTGATCCAGTGCGGCGGGAGGTTAGCCTCAATAGTCAGCCTGTACTCCTAACAGCTTTAGAGTTTGATTTGCTACACTTTCTTGCAAGTCATCCAGGACGTGTTTGGCGACGAGCCGAACTAATTCAAGAGGTATGGGATTATGAATATGTTGGCGATCAGCGTGTAGTTGACGTTCACATTGGTCAAATCCGTAAAAAGATCGAAATCGATGCTAGTCAACCCGCGCTAATTCAAACTGTGCGAGGAGTTGGATACAAATTTGAGTGTCCTGCTCAAGTTCCACAGGCTGACAAAGCATAG
- a CDS encoding CPP1-like family protein, with translation MSDQNPYDKLGVSEDASFDEIQDIRNRLLEECGGDSRHSEVIEAAYDAILMERLRMRQEGKIKVPERIRFPERLVQPQKKENVAKRDPSPAWLERLLDQPNPADIMLPFLWYLGLGAIGVFYQAGGDQVLQLTLVVGVVVSIYFLNRKEGKFGRSVLLTLIGLIVGLVAGAVIASLIPLNVALPALMPEQRFSTVVTFVLLWLISSFLR, from the coding sequence ATGAGCGATCAGAATCCCTACGACAAACTTGGGGTGTCAGAAGACGCTAGCTTCGATGAAATTCAAGATATTCGCAACCGCCTATTAGAGGAATGTGGCGGCGATTCTCGGCATTCGGAAGTAATCGAAGCTGCCTATGACGCAATTTTGATGGAGCGTTTGCGGATGCGCCAAGAAGGCAAAATCAAGGTACCCGAACGAATCCGTTTTCCAGAGCGTTTAGTCCAGCCGCAAAAAAAAGAAAATGTAGCCAAACGTGATCCCTCTCCAGCATGGTTAGAACGACTCCTAGATCAACCCAATCCAGCAGATATAATGCTGCCGTTTCTCTGGTATCTAGGCTTGGGTGCAATTGGTGTATTTTACCAAGCCGGTGGTGATCAAGTTTTACAACTAACTTTGGTTGTGGGAGTAGTGGTAAGTATCTACTTTCTTAATCGTAAGGAAGGTAAATTCGGTCGCTCAGTCTTACTAACACTTATTGGTTTGATAGTGGGTTTGGTTGCTGGTGCTGTAATTGCTAGCTTGATCCCGCTAAATGTTGCATTGCCTGCTTTAATGCCAGAACAGCGGTTTTCAACCGTGGTGACGTTTGTGTTGTTATGGTTAATTAGTAGTTTTCTGCGCTAG
- a CDS encoding HAD family hydrolase — MLRIITDFDGPIMDVSERYYQVYKLCLQKIKFPQQNIQELGKNEFWQMKRDRISETKIAIASGLDEQQAQEFSLLRKQTVHTQPYFEYDIPAVGSVEVLLKIKQADIDLAVMTMRRVRELDFALERCDLGKFFPENRRYCLGNDYVKTRDIEDKPLLMQRALQELTPATDTWMVGDTEADIAAAKTHGIKVIAVECGIRDRTQLEVYYPDFIVPNFEAAVNLILDQ; from the coding sequence ATGCTAAGAATTATCACAGATTTTGACGGTCCAATTATGGACGTTTCCGAGCGTTACTACCAAGTTTATAAACTTTGCTTGCAAAAAATCAAATTTCCCCAGCAAAATATCCAGGAATTAGGTAAAAATGAGTTCTGGCAGATGAAACGCGATCGCATTTCGGAAACAAAGATTGCAATTGCGTCGGGCTTGGATGAACAACAAGCACAGGAGTTTTCTCTACTACGTAAGCAAACTGTCCACACTCAGCCCTATTTTGAGTATGATATCCCAGCAGTTGGGTCAGTAGAAGTATTGTTAAAAATCAAACAAGCTGACATAGATTTAGCAGTAATGACAATGCGTCGCGTCAGGGAATTAGATTTTGCTTTAGAAAGGTGTGATTTGGGCAAGTTCTTTCCCGAAAACCGCCGTTATTGCTTGGGAAATGACTACGTAAAAACCCGTGATATTGAAGATAAGCCGTTATTAATGCAACGGGCTTTGCAGGAGTTAACCCCAGCAACAGATACTTGGATGGTGGGAGATACAGAAGCTGATATTGCAGCAGCAAAAACCCATGGAATTAAGGTAATTGCTGTAGAATGTGGAATACGCGATCGCACTCAACTTGAAGTCTACTATCCTGACTTCATCGTTCCTAATTTTGAAGCTGCTGTCAACCTGATTTTAGACCAATAA
- the hppD gene encoding 4-hydroxyphenylpyruvate dioxygenase, whose translation MRIEYIHFYVEDAEAWYSWFIHILGFAEANQDVNCCYPLGKNTLEAYTKVVKSGSICFILSSPTSSTSPVAEFLRHHPPGVVDVAFVVDEIEGVMSRTKNQHTQLLQPIQECLFEDEVIRWCKVAAWGSLSHTLIERQIDRNEEEISSKNSAYFLGIDHVVLNVPLGGLENAVAWYKNILDFHPQQAFNIQTERSALHSQVMISPGGAVQLPINEPTTPNSQIQEFLNLNRGAGIQHIALNTANLTNAIAQLRQRGLAFLPVPATYYSQLSQRSGFSLSPIEIQAISQQEILVDWKPELSESVLLQIFTQPIFSQPTFFFEFIERRHQAKGFGEGNFQALFEAIEREQVKRGSLG comes from the coding sequence ATGAGAATTGAATATATTCACTTTTATGTGGAAGATGCTGAAGCTTGGTATTCTTGGTTTATTCACATCTTAGGCTTTGCCGAGGCAAATCAGGATGTCAATTGCTGCTATCCCTTAGGGAAGAATACCTTAGAAGCTTATACAAAGGTAGTCAAAAGCGGTTCTATCTGCTTTATATTATCTTCTCCTACTTCCTCTACAAGTCCGGTGGCTGAATTTTTGCGACATCACCCACCTGGTGTTGTAGATGTTGCCTTTGTAGTGGATGAGATTGAAGGGGTTATGAGTCGTACCAAAAATCAGCATACTCAACTTCTCCAACCTATCCAAGAGTGTTTATTTGAGGATGAGGTTATTAGATGGTGTAAAGTAGCTGCTTGGGGTTCTCTTTCCCATACTTTGATTGAAAGACAAATTGATCGAAATGAGGAAGAAATTAGTTCCAAGAATTCTGCTTATTTTTTGGGAATTGATCATGTGGTTCTCAATGTCCCTTTGGGTGGGTTGGAAAATGCTGTAGCTTGGTATAAAAATATCCTTGATTTTCACCCACAACAAGCTTTTAATATCCAAACTGAGCGTTCTGCATTACATAGTCAGGTGATGATTTCTCCTGGTGGTGCTGTGCAATTACCAATTAATGAACCAACAACCCCAAATTCCCAGATTCAAGAGTTTCTTAACTTGAATCGAGGTGCAGGTATTCAACATATTGCTTTAAATACTGCTAATCTTACCAATGCGATCGCACAACTGCGGCAGCGGGGTTTAGCCTTTCTCCCAGTTCCCGCAACCTATTACTCACAACTGAGTCAACGTAGCGGGTTTTCCCTTTCCCCAATTGAAATACAAGCAATTTCCCAACAGGAAATATTGGTAGATTGGAAACCTGAACTATCCGAATCAGTGCTTTTACAGATTTTCACTCAACCAATTTTTAGTCAACCAACATTTTTCTTTGAATTTATCGAACGTCGTCATCAAGCAAAAGGATTTGGTGAAGGTAATTTTCAAGCTTTGTTTGAAGCTATTGAACGTGAACAAGTAAAACGAGGTAGTTTAGGCTAG
- a CDS encoding NYN domain-containing protein — MQSALTPHDSALLNQICSDVCQAIVTIQEQQPELLLEKYRSIPWNSPRQQSGLIKKLVELLGSESEWNILVSKLQQFLKALFIHEALDSQILIELVNRIYYLNPAESKTNRHLNSSLDISNNYPVGFQELKSDESTQEISESPQKQIESEQAANNSQNDSESSNYQPLANSNNKSPIAVLLLDAENIILNPETERFLETVCNFPIQVKVAFANWYRKGKLDTELHMRNYDLIHVPSGKDNADGKMIAFGSAIHERFFHAREVLVCSSDKVMTNLCNHLQQNGLMVYHVTKKGNVITINNSKTNQLTTHLMLPTLEQFLSNIKEIIREEETRANHQWVQLSKISQVFNSKYNLGLNKVLSHHLPGKTVKDIFMSKSEFVVHQIPEDNETYVTLFNAPGLNNYIPKNK, encoded by the coding sequence ATGCAATCTGCGCTGACACCACATGATTCTGCTTTACTAAATCAAATTTGCTCAGATGTATGTCAAGCAATTGTAACAATTCAAGAGCAGCAGCCAGAGTTATTACTTGAAAAATATAGATCAATTCCTTGGAATAGTCCTCGTCAACAATCGGGTTTAATTAAAAAATTAGTTGAATTACTAGGTTCTGAGTCAGAATGGAACATATTAGTTAGTAAGTTGCAACAATTTCTCAAAGCTTTATTTATCCACGAAGCACTTGACTCACAAATTTTAATCGAATTAGTAAATCGTATTTATTACCTGAACCCGGCTGAATCAAAAACAAATCGTCATCTCAATTCTAGTTTGGATATTAGTAATAATTATCCAGTTGGGTTCCAAGAATTAAAGAGTGATGAATCTACCCAAGAAATAAGCGAATCACCTCAAAAGCAAATTGAATCAGAACAAGCAGCTAATAATTCTCAAAATGATTCTGAATCTAGTAATTACCAACCTTTAGCCAATTCTAACAATAAATCCCCCATCGCAGTCTTATTGTTAGATGCAGAAAATATTATTTTAAACCCGGAAACGGAACGGTTTTTAGAAACTGTTTGCAATTTTCCTATCCAAGTTAAAGTTGCTTTTGCCAATTGGTATCGCAAGGGAAAACTAGATACTGAATTGCATATGCGTAATTATGATTTAATTCATGTCCCATCAGGCAAAGATAATGCTGATGGGAAAATGATTGCCTTTGGCTCGGCTATTCATGAGCGTTTTTTCCATGCAAGGGAAGTTTTAGTTTGTTCATCAGATAAAGTCATGACAAACCTTTGTAACCATCTTCAGCAAAATGGATTGATGGTTTATCATGTAACTAAAAAAGGAAATGTCATTACTATCAACAATAGTAAAACTAATCAATTAACAACACATTTAATGCTGCCAACACTTGAGCAATTCTTGAGCAACATTAAAGAAATTATTCGGGAAGAAGAAACCCGCGCAAATCATCAATGGGTACAGCTATCTAAAATATCTCAGGTGTTTAACAGCAAATACAATTTGGGTTTGAATAAAGTTTTATCACATCACTTACCAGGAAAAACAGTTAAAGATATTTTTATGAGTAAATCGGAATTTGTAGTTCATCAAATTCCCGAAGATAACGAAACATACGTGACTTTATTTAATGCACCCGGATTGAATAATTATATTCCTAAAAATAAGTGA
- the purQ gene encoding phosphoribosylformylglycinamidine synthase subunit PurQ: MKFGVVVFPGSNCDRDMAYVTRDILGQPTRMVWHQDTDISDLDVIILPGGFSYGDYLRCGAIARFSPVMQQVVEHANQGKFVLGICNGFQVLTEAGLLPGVLVKNRDLHFICDRVPIKVEKNTLPWTQAYNTAETITLPIAHGEGCFHADAAVLAEIEANSQVVFRYTGQNPNGSLNNIAGICNRQGNVLGMMPHPERASDPILGGTDGLKMFTGLLETMAAV; the protein is encoded by the coding sequence ATGAAATTTGGGGTTGTAGTTTTTCCTGGTTCTAATTGCGATCGTGATATGGCTTATGTCACACGAGATATATTAGGGCAGCCAACACGCATGGTTTGGCACCAAGATACTGATATTAGTGATTTGGATGTGATCATTCTGCCTGGTGGTTTTAGCTACGGTGACTATTTGCGCTGTGGTGCGATCGCGCGTTTCTCTCCAGTCATGCAGCAGGTGGTTGAACATGCCAATCAGGGTAAGTTTGTTCTCGGTATTTGTAATGGCTTTCAGGTTTTAACAGAGGCTGGTTTGTTACCAGGTGTATTAGTTAAAAATCGGGACTTGCATTTTATATGCGATCGCGTTCCCATCAAAGTTGAAAAAAATACTCTTCCTTGGACTCAAGCATACAATACTGCTGAAACCATCACTCTACCCATCGCCCATGGTGAAGGATGCTTCCACGCAGATGCAGCAGTCTTGGCAGAAATTGAAGCCAATTCCCAAGTCGTTTTCCGTTATACTGGTCAAAATCCGAACGGTTCATTAAATAATATTGCCGGAATTTGTAATCGCCAAGGAAATGTGCTGGGCATGATGCCTCACCCAGAACGTGCATCTGACCCAATTTTGGGTGGTACAGATGGTTTGAAAATGTTTACTGGGCTATTAGAAACAATGGCAGCAGTATAG